A genomic region of Oncorhynchus mykiss isolate Arlee chromosome 2, USDA_OmykA_1.1, whole genome shotgun sequence contains the following coding sequences:
- the phlda2 gene encoding pleckstrin homology-like domain family A member 2: MKMSAEQISEVLKEGELEKRSDNLLQFWKRKTCVLTTDSLNIYADTQKRTKSKELKLQSIKKVDCVERTGKFVYFTIVTTDNKEIDFRCSGEDNCWNAVITMALIDFQNRKAIQDFKTRQDDESGSPGLHESRMARAP, from the coding sequence ATGAAAATGTCAGCAGAGCAGATTTCCGAGGTCCTGAAAGAGGGAGAGCTGGAGAAGAGGAGTGACAACCTCCTTCAGTTCTGGAAAAGGAAGACATGTGTCCTGACCACGGATAGCCTCAACATCTACGCCGACACGCAGAAGCGTACCAAGAGCAAGGAGCTCAAACTCCAGTCTATCAAGAAAGTGGACTGTGTTGAGCGCACCGGCAAGTTTGTCTACTTCACTATTGTTACCACGGACAATAAGGAGATAGATTTCCGGTGCTCCGGTGAAGATAACTGCTGGAATGCAGTGATCACCATGGCACTGATTGACTTCCAGAACAGAAAGGCTATTCAGGACTTTAAAACGCGACAGGACGACGAGAGCGGGTCCCCGGGACTGCACGAGAGCCGCATGGCCAGAGCTCCCTGA